In Desulfitibacter sp. BRH_c19, one genomic interval encodes:
- a CDS encoding 3-isopropylmalate dehydratase gives MNEIEKYLAKAAGKDQVAVGEDITVNVNLVITHDVTGPMAVEQFREIGIKNVFDPGKVVFVLDHIMPAASPEARAFHNILKKFQKEFGVVLYDKSEGVIHQVVAEKHRLDRGSIIVGADSHTCTAGAYGVLAFGVGATELAASMATGTIDIEVPETYELRLDGEMKPGVYAKDIILHLIGKFGTAGFTDKAVIYTGSAVEKMSLEDKMTISNMGIEMGTMISYFSEEKGAEEVNETFVFNIEEISPSISCPHSPGNVKRVEETLGVEINQVVIGSCTNGRLVDMRIAAGILEGNKVHENVTLIVVPASNTIASAMNEEGITKIMMDAGAIITNPGCGPCFGAHMGLAAKEDVVVSTTNRNFPGRMGHKEANIYLASPRTAAESAVAGKIVLPGTVKALGGIA, from the coding sequence ATGAATGAGATCGAAAAGTATTTGGCTAAGGCTGCTGGAAAGGATCAAGTGGCGGTAGGAGAGGATATTACAGTAAATGTAAATCTTGTTATTACTCACGATGTTACCGGACCAATGGCAGTAGAACAATTTCGAGAAATAGGAATTAAAAATGTTTTTGATCCGGGGAAGGTTGTTTTTGTTCTTGACCATATCATGCCAGCCGCTTCGCCAGAAGCAAGGGCATTTCATAATATTTTAAAAAAATTTCAAAAAGAATTTGGTGTTGTTCTTTATGATAAATCTGAAGGAGTTATCCATCAGGTCGTTGCTGAAAAACATAGACTAGATAGAGGATCTATAATTGTAGGGGCTGACTCTCACACCTGCACGGCAGGTGCCTACGGTGTATTAGCCTTTGGTGTTGGAGCAACAGAGTTAGCTGCAAGTATGGCTACAGGAACCATAGATATTGAAGTTCCCGAAACTTACGAATTACGATTAGATGGAGAAATGAAACCAGGTGTATATGCCAAAGACATTATCCTGCATTTAATAGGCAAATTTGGAACTGCTGGTTTTACGGATAAGGCAGTCATTTATACAGGATCTGCAGTAGAAAAAATGTCCTTAGAGGATAAGATGACTATCTCCAATATGGGAATCGAGATGGGCACTATGATTAGCTATTTCTCAGAAGAAAAAGGGGCAGAAGAGGTTAACGAAACATTTGTATTTAATATAGAAGAAATTTCTCCTTCAATTTCTTGTCCTCATTCACCAGGCAATGTGAAAAGGGTAGAGGAAACTCTAGGAGTAGAGATAAATCAAGTAGTTATAGGTAGTTGTACAAATGGTCGTTTAGTTGATATGAGAATAGCAGCTGGGATACTTGAAGGAAACAAGGTGCATGAGAATGTTACTTTAATAGTTGTTCCTGCGTCAAATACCATAGCTTCAGCTATGAATGAGGAAGGGATAACAAAAATTATGATGGATGCAGGTGCTATCATTACAAATCCTGGCTGTGGACCATGTTTCGGTGCTCATATGGGGTTAGCAGCTAAGGAAGATGTTGTTGTTTCAACAACAAATAGAAACTTTCCAGGTAGAATGGGTCACAAGGAAGCAAACATATATCTTGCTTCACCAAGAACTGCAGCGGAAAGTGCAGTTGCTGGCAAAATAGTGCTTCCTGGAACAGTTAAAGCACTAGGAGGTATAGCGTAG
- a CDS encoding nicotinate dehydrogenase large molybdopterin subunit, with translation MKKGNVVGHSVTRVDAVDKVLGKSIFAADLRMQDMLCAKVLRSAYAHANIKGINTKKAEKLPGVVAVLTSKDVPGKNGYGIIFKDQPVLADDKVRHFGDAVAVVAAVTEEIAEKALKLIEVDYEELPAVFSSVEAMEENAPKVHDNNILLYKKIRKGNIDEALKNSAIVITNEYKTQSIEHCYIEPEAGIAYMDGDTIVVKVATQNPHYDRKDVALNLGLPLNKIRIIQTTTGGGFGGKLDISVQCHLALLTLKTKRPVKMVYDREESFIASAKRHPFVISYTTGADKDGSLLAIKAKIICDTGAYASYGSATMGRAMVHATGPYEVPNVSIDSYCVYTNNPIAGAMRGFGVPQVAFAHECQMDILSEKLGMSPFEIRLKNALREGSYTATGQQLLSSVGFVETLNQAKGKGLAFLNKEGPQR, from the coding sequence ATGAAAAAAGGCAATGTAGTTGGACACTCTGTTACCAGAGTGGATGCAGTAGATAAAGTATTAGGTAAAAGTATATTCGCAGCAGATTTAAGAATGCAGGACATGTTATGTGCAAAAGTGTTAAGAAGTGCTTATGCTCATGCAAATATAAAAGGAATTAATACAAAAAAGGCAGAAAAACTACCTGGCGTTGTTGCTGTTTTAACTTCTAAAGATGTCCCAGGTAAGAATGGGTATGGAATTATATTTAAAGATCAACCAGTATTAGCAGACGATAAAGTTAGGCACTTTGGTGATGCAGTAGCTGTGGTGGCAGCTGTAACAGAGGAAATTGCTGAAAAAGCCCTAAAGTTGATAGAAGTAGATTATGAAGAACTACCAGCAGTATTTTCATCCGTCGAAGCAATGGAGGAAAATGCGCCAAAGGTTCATGATAATAATATTTTATTATACAAGAAAATTAGAAAAGGCAATATTGATGAAGCATTAAAAAATAGTGCTATAGTCATAACAAATGAGTACAAAACTCAAAGCATTGAACACTGTTATATTGAACCTGAAGCTGGTATTGCTTACATGGATGGAGACACAATTGTAGTTAAAGTAGCAACACAAAATCCCCATTATGATAGAAAAGACGTTGCACTTAACCTAGGACTCCCCTTAAACAAAATTCGTATTATCCAGACAACCACTGGCGGTGGTTTTGGTGGGAAACTTGATATATCTGTTCAATGCCACTTAGCGCTTCTTACTCTTAAGACCAAGAGACCAGTAAAAATGGTTTATGACAGAGAAGAATCATTTATAGCTTCTGCAAAGAGACATCCATTTGTTATTTCTTATACTACGGGAGCAGACAAAGATGGTTCATTACTAGCTATAAAGGCAAAAATCATTTGTGACACAGGTGCCTACGCTTCATACGGTTCAGCAACAATGGGAAGAGCAATGGTACATGCTACAGGACCATACGAAGTGCCTAATGTAAGTATTGACTCCTATTGTGTATATACTAACAATCCTATTGCAGGAGCAATGAGGGGGTTTGGAGTTCCTCAAGTTGCTTTTGCACATGAATGCCAAATGGATATATTATCAGAAAAACTAGGAATGTCTCCTTTTGAAATCCGTTTAAAAAATGCATTAAGAGAGGGTTCATATACAGCTACTGGTCAGCAACTGTTATCTAGTGTTGGTTTTGTAGAAACCCTTAACCAAGCAAAAGGTAAAGGCCTTGCATTTTTGAATAAGGAGGGACCTCAAAGATGA
- a CDS encoding 3-isopropylmalate dehydratase has product MSSKFNFSGRVWLFGDNVDTDQILPGYAMAVPREKLKNYVMAGSKQGNFAQLVRPGDIIVAGENFGSGSSREQAPVALKEAGVALVIAKSFARIFRRNSINIGLPVMLCNLLLDVQEEDIINVDLKEAKVEVTRDGAVVYGEKLSESSLETLDAGGLINKVRKQFGIV; this is encoded by the coding sequence ATGTCATCGAAGTTCAATTTTAGCGGAAGAGTTTGGCTATTCGGAGATAATGTAGATACTGATCAAATCTTACCAGGGTATGCAATGGCTGTTCCTAGGGAGAAACTGAAAAACTATGTTATGGCTGGTAGCAAGCAAGGAAATTTTGCGCAGTTGGTTAGGCCGGGGGATATTATAGTGGCTGGGGAGAATTTTGGTAGCGGATCAAGTAGAGAACAAGCACCTGTAGCTCTCAAAGAAGCTGGAGTTGCTTTAGTTATAGCCAAGTCGTTTGCAAGAATTTTTCGAAGAAACTCCATCAATATTGGTTTACCTGTAATGCTTTGCAATCTACTTTTAGATGTTCAAGAGGAAGATATAATAAATGTGGATCTAAAGGAAGCTAAAGTAGAAGTAACTAGAGATGGAGCTGTTGTTTATGGGGAAAAGCTTTCAGAGAGTTCTCTTGAAACATTAGATGCTGGTGGTCTCATAAATAAAGTTAGAAAACAATTTGGTATTGTCTAA
- a CDS encoding nicotinate dehydrogenase medium molybdopterin subunit — MKKKGIGVGCMWYGIGNTAMPNPAGAYVDILDDGSVILQAGCADIGQGSSTILCQIVAEELGVPMDYIRIVSADTGVTPDGGATSASRQTYISGNAARLAAIDAKKHVLEEAAKQLDCSIDEMAINDGNYFLITDPDHTVSFTKAVLACRAKGQLTFGRGWFNPETTSLDLETGQGEPYATYAFATQVAEVEVDTETGKVEVLKIAAAHDVGRAINPINVIGQIEGGCAMGIGYALLEEVEINNGKIKNPNMSQYLIPTMLDMPEIYSVIVEETEITGPFGAKGVGEPALIPTAAAIANAVYDAIGVRITSLPITPEKVLEALNQKED, encoded by the coding sequence ATGAAAAAAAAGGGAATAGGAGTTGGCTGCATGTGGTATGGGATAGGTAATACAGCAATGCCAAATCCGGCGGGTGCCTATGTTGATATATTAGATGATGGCTCAGTAATACTGCAAGCCGGTTGTGCAGATATAGGGCAGGGTTCTTCCACAATATTGTGTCAGATAGTTGCAGAAGAACTAGGCGTTCCCATGGACTATATTCGAATAGTTTCAGCAGACACAGGTGTAACACCAGATGGAGGAGCTACTTCAGCAAGCCGTCAAACCTACATTTCCGGTAATGCGGCACGTCTAGCAGCAATAGATGCAAAGAAGCATGTTCTTGAAGAAGCAGCTAAACAATTGGATTGCTCTATAGACGAAATGGCGATTAATGATGGTAATTATTTTCTAATAACAGATCCAGATCATACCGTATCCTTTACAAAAGCTGTTTTAGCTTGTCGAGCTAAAGGTCAGTTAACTTTTGGACGTGGATGGTTTAACCCAGAGACTACTTCGCTAGATTTAGAAACTGGGCAAGGAGAACCTTATGCAACATATGCTTTTGCAACACAAGTTGCTGAGGTAGAAGTGGATACTGAAACTGGTAAAGTGGAAGTCTTAAAAATAGCTGCAGCACATGATGTTGGTAGGGCTATTAATCCTATAAACGTCATTGGTCAAATTGAAGGTGGCTGTGCAATGGGAATTGGCTATGCATTATTAGAAGAGGTTGAAATTAATAATGGTAAGATTAAAAACCCAAATATGTCCCAATATTTAATTCCTACTATGTTAGATATGCCTGAGATATACTCTGTGATTGTTGAAGAAACTGAAATTACTGGCCCATTTGGGGCAAAGGGAGTTGGGGAGCCTGCTCTAATTCCTACTGCAGCTGCTATTGCAAATGCCGTTTATGATGCTATAGGAGTTAGGATTACAAGTCTGCCTATAACACCTGAAAAAGTGCTAGAAGCTTTAAACCAAAAAGAGGATTAA
- a CDS encoding (2Fe-2S)-binding protein, with protein MSSFTFKATVNGKSVELNIATNLRLLNLLRDVLELTGTKEGCGEGECGACTVIVDGEIVNSCLLLAAQVNGTEIITIEGVANGHEIHPIQQSFIDKGAVQCGYCIPGMVLAAKALLDKNPKPTKEEIALSLSGNVCRCTGYAKIAEAVEDAAHKMSS; from the coding sequence ATGAGTTCTTTTACTTTTAAAGCAACAGTTAATGGGAAAAGTGTCGAATTAAATATAGCTACAAATCTAAGACTTTTGAATCTATTAAGAGATGTTTTAGAACTCACAGGGACTAAAGAAGGCTGTGGTGAAGGTGAGTGTGGAGCATGTACGGTGATAGTAGATGGTGAGATTGTTAATTCTTGTTTGCTTCTTGCTGCTCAGGTAAATGGTACTGAAATTATAACTATTGAAGGTGTGGCTAACGGTCATGAAATTCATCCAATTCAGCAATCATTTATTGATAAAGGAGCAGTCCAATGTGGCTACTGTATTCCTGGAATGGTCTTGGCAGCAAAAGCTTTGTTAGATAAAAATCCAAAGCCAACTAAAGAAGAGATTGCTTTATCTTTATCAGGAAATGTTTGTCGTTGTACTGGGTATGCGAAAATTGCGGAAGCTGTTGAGGATGCTGCTCACAAAATGTCATCATAG
- a CDS encoding 2-methyleneglutarate mutase — protein MTQEKTIRIIKEDYERVQAYAKVFGVEMPQVQSDGSVTGLPAPYPRIINGVERGGHRIAQLGEKAAETKIPVLNPILGRNTAEETIEEANSMYKMAENLGITMFHFVHAEATRHIDPLDGEELIIQSRGKGGITPMGEREFVKLGGGAVHPVRINATGDTPHLSIINALIAGFDGTDIGPVIHVHFGGRGIHDYRTKVLNGYKALEICGENNIFVQIDSHKHLNNIEGTDGMALAMCILSEGLAVLAGLPKELGSIQMNVGGVNLLADLAVMRAFRECMWSKYLIVVPETFQNPPQDLIAEQAHFARMAISAKLGGANFYRPKAAESVGIPTGGSMAKAILGSQNLFESVANIEINDSAIEYRKNEIITEAMAILTTTLQISTELTPGDIIEGFWNKYEANQLIDLIVNAGKEGVLDCPRAGGWDLKREVRTHRCSDGARRYVPGYGPNKVDKEKVSFTTEKVKVNEGHKITQKEKVLLATVGADAHVVGINTIKEAFETSGYEVIFLRGMNLPETVAEVAAEAKVKVIGISNLLGLGIDLFPRVRQRLSELGLADETIVISGGRIAEKEEEHSMYEEMIRKDGTDFLGVDAFFGPETKPDDVIKWVARKLGEME, from the coding sequence ATGACACAAGAAAAAACCATACGAATTATTAAAGAGGACTACGAGCGCGTACAAGCATATGCAAAAGTATTTGGCGTAGAAATGCCGCAGGTTCAAAGTGATGGATCTGTTACAGGACTACCTGCTCCTTATCCAAGGATTATTAATGGAGTGGAAAGGGGCGGCCATAGAATAGCACAGTTAGGTGAGAAGGCTGCTGAAACAAAAATTCCAGTATTAAATCCAATTTTAGGGCGTAATACTGCAGAAGAAACTATAGAAGAAGCTAATAGTATGTATAAGATGGCAGAGAATTTAGGGATAACAATGTTTCATTTTGTTCATGCAGAAGCTACACGCCATATAGATCCGTTAGATGGTGAAGAATTAATTATACAGTCCAGGGGAAAAGGCGGCATAACCCCCATGGGAGAACGGGAATTTGTGAAACTTGGAGGTGGAGCAGTACACCCTGTTAGAATAAATGCAACAGGTGATACTCCCCATCTTTCAATAATTAATGCACTTATAGCAGGTTTTGACGGTACAGATATCGGTCCTGTTATTCATGTTCACTTTGGAGGAAGAGGCATCCATGACTATAGAACAAAGGTTTTAAATGGCTATAAAGCTTTAGAGATATGTGGTGAAAATAATATATTTGTGCAAATAGATTCCCACAAGCATTTAAATAATATTGAAGGTACTGACGGTATGGCTTTAGCAATGTGTATTCTGTCAGAAGGGTTAGCAGTTCTAGCAGGTTTGCCAAAAGAGCTAGGAAGCATACAGATGAATGTGGGAGGAGTTAATCTTTTAGCGGACTTAGCAGTAATGAGGGCATTTAGGGAATGTATGTGGAGTAAGTACTTGATTGTTGTTCCGGAAACATTCCAGAATCCACCCCAAGATTTAATAGCCGAGCAGGCCCATTTTGCTAGAATGGCAATAAGTGCAAAACTGGGTGGTGCTAATTTTTATAGACCTAAGGCAGCTGAATCTGTTGGAATACCTACGGGTGGTTCCATGGCTAAGGCTATCCTAGGGAGCCAAAATCTCTTTGAAAGTGTAGCAAATATAGAAATCAATGATTCTGCAATTGAGTATAGAAAAAATGAGATTATAACTGAAGCAATGGCCATTCTTACTACAACACTTCAGATTTCTACTGAGCTAACACCTGGGGATATTATAGAGGGTTTTTGGAATAAATATGAAGCTAATCAATTAATTGACCTTATCGTAAATGCAGGAAAAGAGGGAGTTCTTGATTGCCCTAGAGCTGGCGGTTGGGATTTAAAAAGAGAAGTTAGAACACATCGATGTAGCGATGGTGCGCGGAGATATGTTCCAGGGTACGGTCCAAATAAGGTGGACAAAGAAAAAGTTTCATTCACTACAGAAAAGGTTAAGGTAAATGAGGGTCATAAGATTACTCAGAAAGAAAAGGTTTTGCTGGCAACAGTAGGAGCTGATGCCCATGTTGTAGGGATCAATACAATAAAAGAAGCATTTGAAACTTCAGGATATGAAGTGATTTTTCTAAGGGGCATGAACTTACCTGAAACTGTGGCTGAGGTAGCTGCTGAAGCAAAAGTAAAGGTTATTGGTATTAGTAATCTGTTGGGTCTAGGTATAGATTTATTCCCAAGAGTGAGACAGCGCCTATCAGAACTCGGCTTGGCTGATGAAACAATAGTGATTTCCGGAGGAAGAATTGCTGAAAAGGAAGAAGAACATTCAATGTATGAAGAAATGATTCGTAAGGATGGTACTGATTTTCTAGGAGTTGACGCTTTTTTTGGTCCTGAAACAAAACCAGATGATGTGATAAAATGGGTGGCTAGGAAATTGGGGGAGATGGAATAA
- a CDS encoding serine dehydratase, whose amino-acid sequence MTKFAVSNGYSLGALTVGETIEIAKDLGRSVSDVVIAEAMFEKELEYDEVLNAVEAAFNHNLQAIDVGMSHGKSFLMGQTAKELAENNFANKIIDDEFINKALVYTLAAQVGNHSVGLTPCAGTGDSCPYTGLFKAIKEFYGREKAVKSAAVMLKVGTIFREGKVTTGCNMEGFGAGSAATAAAFVELLGGTPEAMDKAIVLSLSPTIANPCTTRVMVAGLCAAHISGAILNGNLAAKLTMHTSLPINVPVDVMVAMAAAVHPVSAKHVVPVVNQYMRAFFKTNNEVESYIANEIKKSEQEAIHNTIKAANASVKKLAKASNSIISPFGQAVVGGSSQAVGSPTNTGRIAHYLTKGNIKKVKIELYPELFARRGINVPGILMGAVYGSHTGDGDMYHDVMGKVLSQEIEVEIIAVDEAQVQRVTIETDDVSSMVDALNRGGGRLVLRNASPSLEQARKVALELGIVVVEDERGEA is encoded by the coding sequence ATAACGAAGTTTGCAGTATCTAATGGGTACTCACTAGGTGCTTTAACAGTTGGTGAAACAATAGAAATTGCAAAAGATTTAGGGCGTTCAGTTAGCGATGTAGTCATTGCTGAGGCAATGTTTGAAAAGGAATTAGAATACGATGAGGTTTTAAACGCGGTTGAAGCAGCCTTTAATCATAACTTACAAGCTATTGATGTTGGTATGAGTCACGGTAAAAGTTTTTTGATGGGTCAAACAGCGAAAGAACTAGCAGAAAATAATTTTGCAAATAAGATTATTGATGATGAATTTATTAATAAAGCACTTGTTTATACTTTAGCAGCTCAAGTTGGCAACCATTCTGTTGGACTAACACCTTGTGCAGGAACAGGGGATTCTTGCCCATATACTGGACTATTTAAAGCAATTAAGGAGTTTTATGGGCGAGAAAAGGCTGTAAAATCTGCCGCAGTTATGCTTAAGGTTGGTACAATTTTTAGAGAAGGCAAAGTAACAACTGGATGCAATATGGAAGGTTTCGGAGCTGGATCAGCAGCTACCGCAGCAGCTTTTGTAGAATTGTTGGGAGGAACACCAGAGGCCATGGATAAGGCTATAGTCTTATCGTTATCTCCAACTATTGCCAATCCTTGTACTACTCGGGTTATGGTGGCTGGTTTATGTGCAGCTCATATTTCTGGAGCTATTTTAAATGGAAATTTAGCGGCAAAACTAACTATGCATACTTCACTTCCAATTAACGTTCCTGTGGATGTTATGGTAGCGATGGCGGCAGCGGTGCATCCTGTATCTGCTAAACATGTAGTTCCTGTGGTAAATCAATATATGAGAGCTTTCTTTAAAACTAATAACGAAGTTGAAAGTTATATTGCTAATGAAATTAAAAAGAGTGAGCAAGAAGCTATTCATAATACCATAAAGGCAGCTAATGCTAGTGTTAAAAAACTTGCTAAAGCTTCTAATTCTATCATAAGTCCATTTGGCCAAGCAGTAGTAGGTGGAAGTAGCCAAGCGGTGGGATCTCCAACCAATACTGGAAGAATTGCCCACTACCTAACCAAAGGAAATATCAAAAAAGTAAAAATTGAATTGTATCCTGAGTTATTTGCTAGAAGGGGTATTAATGTGCCAGGTATTTTGATGGGTGCGGTTTATGGTTCTCATACTGGTGATGGGGATATGTATCATGATGTAATGGGTAAAGTATTATCCCAGGAAATTGAGGTAGAAATTATTGCCGTGGATGAAGCTCAAGTACAAAGGGTTACAATTGAAACGGATGATGTTTCATCTATGGTAGACGCTCTCAATCGTGGTGGTGGAAGGCTTGTTCTAAGGAATGCCTCACCTTCCTTAGAACAAGCAAGAAAAGTGGCACTAGAGCTTGGAATAGTTGTTGTGGAAGATGAAAGAGGTGAGGCTTAA
- a CDS encoding tRNA methyltransferase, which translates to MKIAFIGIGAMGKPMAKNLLTAGYHVTVNDVYKATVEEMVHLGAKSADTPGETAKGADVVITMLPNYDIVNSCMNGNDGVFSTVKPGTKIIDMSSVAPGQTKKIAEIAEQKGLIYIDAPVSGGVTGAEKGALTIMVGGPEKEVQELMPLFEKLGKKIYHVGPVGSGDAVKIVNNLLLGINMAALAEALVLGTKAGIKPEVLYEIISSSSGSSYALEAKVPKFILEGNFEPGFAIDLQYKDLDLAIQTGKDLGVPMFLTNLAQQIYENSRAGGMGKKDISAVIQYLEKLTDVEVRKG; encoded by the coding sequence ATGAAAATAGCTTTTATCGGTATAGGTGCCATGGGAAAACCTATGGCAAAAAACTTACTAACTGCAGGCTACCATGTTACTGTAAACGATGTGTACAAAGCCACTGTTGAAGAAATGGTTCACCTAGGTGCTAAAAGTGCAGACACGCCGGGAGAAACAGCAAAAGGTGCAGATGTTGTAATTACTATGCTTCCTAACTATGATATCGTTAATTCTTGTATGAATGGTAATGATGGTGTTTTTTCTACTGTTAAACCAGGAACCAAAATAATTGATATGAGTAGTGTTGCTCCGGGTCAAACAAAAAAAATTGCTGAGATAGCTGAGCAAAAAGGTTTAATATATATAGATGCCCCAGTAAGTGGAGGCGTAACAGGTGCTGAAAAAGGTGCACTAACAATAATGGTTGGTGGACCTGAAAAAGAAGTACAGGAGCTTATGCCCCTTTTTGAGAAACTAGGCAAAAAAATATACCATGTTGGTCCAGTAGGTAGTGGTGATGCAGTTAAAATAGTCAATAATCTTTTACTAGGTATTAATATGGCAGCACTTGCTGAAGCCTTAGTTTTAGGAACTAAGGCAGGTATAAAACCTGAAGTTTTATACGAAATTATCAGTTCTAGTTCTGGATCTAGCTATGCCTTAGAGGCAAAGGTTCCAAAATTTATATTAGAGGGTAATTTTGAACCTGGTTTTGCCATTGATTTGCAGTATAAAGATCTAGATTTAGCCATACAAACTGGTAAAGACCTAGGCGTGCCTATGTTTTTAACTAACCTAGCACAACAGATATATGAAAACTCTCGTGCAGGCGGAATGGGTAAAAAGGATATTTCTGCTGTAATTCAATATTTGGAAAAACTAACTGATGTAGAGGTCAGAAAAGGTTAG
- a CDS encoding 3-methylitaconate isomerase, translating into MEQIRIKCAVLRAGTSKGIFIHENDLPADKEKRNQLILRIFGSPDIRQIDGLAGAEPLASKLAIISSASHPDADIDYTFGQVSINKPLIDYSGNCGNISSGVGPFAIDEGLVKAVEPITKVRIYNTNTQKILVAEVPVKDGKAMVTGDYKIDGVPGTGAKIMLDFAGTTGSATGKMLPTGNPIDTMDVDGLGEIEVSLVDVANPMVFVRAIDLGLTGIETPAQIDGDKRILDILESIRAKSAVMMGVAQTEKEASEESPAFPMVAFVAPPQKYQAFATSNEIKAEEVDFVSRLMFMQVVHKTYAGTGTTCTGAAAKIPGTIVNEVSKSISSIVRIGHPSGVIDIEVETEADMDKVNLRRAAFGRTARRIMDGYVYVPENMV; encoded by the coding sequence ATGGAGCAAATTAGAATAAAATGTGCTGTTTTACGTGCTGGAACTAGTAAAGGAATATTTATACATGAGAATGATTTGCCGGCAGACAAAGAAAAGAGGAATCAACTTATCTTAAGGATTTTTGGAAGTCCTGACATTCGACAAATTGATGGATTAGCTGGAGCAGAACCGTTAGCAAGTAAGCTTGCCATAATTAGTTCAGCTAGTCATCCAGATGCAGATATAGACTATACATTTGGGCAAGTAAGCATAAACAAACCCCTTATAGATTATTCAGGTAACTGCGGAAATATTTCATCTGGGGTTGGACCCTTTGCAATTGATGAAGGATTAGTAAAAGCAGTTGAACCAATTACTAAAGTTAGAATTTATAATACAAATACACAAAAAATTCTCGTTGCTGAAGTTCCAGTAAAGGATGGCAAAGCAATGGTAACTGGTGACTACAAAATAGATGGTGTTCCTGGAACAGGAGCTAAGATAATGCTTGATTTTGCTGGCACAACTGGTTCAGCTACGGGGAAAATGCTCCCAACAGGTAATCCTATAGATACTATGGATGTCGATGGTTTGGGTGAAATAGAAGTATCATTAGTAGACGTTGCTAACCCGATGGTATTTGTTCGAGCAATTGATTTAGGACTTACTGGAATTGAAACTCCTGCTCAAATAGATGGTGACAAGAGAATTTTAGACATTTTGGAGAGTATCCGAGCAAAGTCTGCAGTAATGATGGGAGTAGCTCAGACAGAAAAAGAGGCTAGTGAAGAATCACCTGCATTTCCTATGGTTGCTTTTGTTGCTCCTCCCCAAAAATATCAAGCTTTTGCAACAAGTAATGAAATAAAGGCAGAAGAAGTAGATTTTGTTTCAAGACTTATGTTTATGCAAGTTGTGCATAAAACTTATGCGGGTACAGGAACTACATGTACAGGTGCAGCTGCAAAAATTCCAGGAACCATTGTAAATGAGGTTTCAAAAAGCATTAGTTCAATAGTACGGATAGGTCATCCATCTGGAGTTATTGACATTGAAGTAGAAACGGAAGCGGACATGGATAAGGTGAATTTGAGAAGAGCTGCCTTTGGTCGTACGGCTAGACGCATTATGGATGGCTATGTATATGTGCCTGAAAATATGGTATAG